One Capsicum annuum cultivar UCD-10X-F1 chromosome 2, UCD10Xv1.1, whole genome shotgun sequence genomic window carries:
- the LOC107858243 gene encoding uncharacterized protein LOC107858243 — translation MGSSNSSQPSTQPAASWNPLPPPQSSSICGDTSAMARDTYTQSQTARPSSTFHTYATTQSSQLLCQDHLKERCQVLLVEVKVLLVEVNVVLVGVNVVLIEEVVLVVINMVLTGEMVLVGINVVLIGEVVLVGINVVLIGKVVLVGINVVLREKVVLIEFKEELEEDWQEK, via the exons ATGGGAAGCAGTAATAGTAGTCAACCTAGCACTCAGCCTGCAGCTTCATGGAATCCACTACCACCACCACAATCAAGTTCTATTTGTGGTGACACCAGTGCAATGGCAAGAGATACCTACACTCAAAGTCAGACAGCAAGA CCAAGCTCCACCTTTCATACGTATGCAACTACACAATCCAGTCAACTGTTGTGTCAAGACCACCTCAAAGAAAGGTGTCAAGTGCTGCTGGTAGAGGTCAAGGTGCTGTTGGTAGAGGTAAATGTGGTTCTGGTAGGGGTCAATGTAGTGCTTATAGAGGAGGTGGTTCTGGTAGTGATCAATATGGTGTTAACAGGGGAGATGGTTCTGGTAGGGATCAATGTGGTGTTGATAGGGGAGGTGGTTCTGGTCGGGATCAATGTGGTGCTGATAGGGAAGGTAGTTCTGGTAGGGATCAATGTGGTGTTGAGAGAGAAGGTGGTTCTGATAGAATTCAAGGAGGAATTGGAAGAGGATTGGCAAGAAAAATAG